The Nitriliruptor alkaliphilus DSM 45188 genome includes a region encoding these proteins:
- a CDS encoding S8 family serine peptidase, whose product MRGRVSRLAGRFRLGVTSLLAVSLVVHAVPAVADPGAGTSSVDAQVSALLAELDTAAPSADAAMVGEAVADRLLVTFQPGTSDAGMERVLGAAGHDDVVAGFGVQVLEVDPTTAESTVATLAAAPEVASIQPDRKLAFRTAADPLRGDQWWWRNTGQQARGADLSFQRGRANIDIGAHSAWRASRGRAGVVVAIVDTGLDIHHPDLKPNLWRNPRPGTSSFNCTGDIHGCNFSGHGPSGQVYADATEDAHGTHVAGVVAAAENDVGTVGVAPRVRLMSVKFLRGTDGAVSDGIRAMQYAVESGAHVINASWGVEGRVTERDLQRCGQRESGNCALAALERTIRDARIPVVVAAGNSGYYRDRETCVRHVLDDMPEYPASSTAPNVISVTAVDNRGEVPCFANVSTTLVDVAAPGVAVLSTLPEGHYGELDGTSQAAPTVTGAVALAISETGVRDGARIARAVRQGARPFGSLGNTSRPSGTTRAGLASAPGTMQALGADLGACRGGAPRAPFPDLHRSDVHTLNVDCIVHHGLAGGFRDGTYGPAQTVTRGQVATFLANLVRTAEDLPVPRRGQFSDLAGDVHRDNIEALAVLGIVSGYHDGTYRPANRVTREQFASLLVRTYEHLARGSVRVSGNRFPDVGGVHERNVRVGSQLGFIEGRADGRFEPRAGVTRAQLGSLLRRALDKLVNDRVSRVG is encoded by the coding sequence GTGAGGGGGAGGGTCAGCAGGTTGGCAGGTCGGTTCCGGCTCGGAGTCACGAGCCTGCTCGCCGTGTCGCTCGTGGTCCACGCCGTTCCGGCGGTGGCGGACCCGGGCGCAGGAACGTCGTCGGTCGACGCCCAGGTGTCAGCCTTGTTGGCCGAGCTCGACACGGCCGCGCCGAGCGCCGATGCGGCGATGGTCGGCGAGGCGGTCGCCGACCGGTTGCTGGTCACCTTCCAGCCCGGCACCAGCGACGCGGGGATGGAGCGCGTGCTGGGTGCGGCGGGCCACGACGATGTCGTCGCCGGGTTCGGTGTCCAGGTCCTCGAGGTGGACCCGACGACCGCCGAGAGCACCGTCGCCACCCTGGCGGCCGCGCCCGAGGTCGCCTCGATACAACCGGACCGCAAGCTCGCGTTCCGCACCGCTGCGGACCCGCTCCGCGGCGATCAGTGGTGGTGGCGCAACACCGGCCAGCAGGCCCGCGGCGCCGACCTCAGCTTCCAACGGGGCCGCGCGAACATCGACATCGGTGCGCACTCGGCCTGGCGTGCCAGCCGCGGCCGGGCGGGTGTCGTGGTCGCGATCGTCGACACCGGCCTGGACATCCACCACCCGGACCTGAAGCCGAACCTGTGGCGCAACCCCCGGCCGGGGACCTCGTCCTTCAACTGCACAGGCGACATCCACGGGTGCAACTTCTCCGGGCACGGCCCCTCGGGGCAGGTGTACGCCGACGCCACCGAGGACGCGCACGGCACCCACGTGGCCGGTGTGGTCGCTGCCGCGGAGAACGACGTGGGCACCGTCGGCGTGGCCCCCCGGGTGCGTTTGATGAGCGTCAAGTTCCTCCGTGGGACCGACGGCGCCGTCTCCGACGGCATCCGGGCGATGCAGTACGCGGTCGAGTCGGGTGCCCACGTGATCAACGCCTCGTGGGGGGTCGAGGGTCGGGTCACCGAACGGGACCTCCAACGTTGCGGCCAGCGCGAGTCGGGCAACTGTGCCCTCGCGGCCCTCGAGCGCACGATCCGCGACGCCAGGATCCCGGTCGTGGTCGCGGCGGGCAACAGCGGCTACTACCGAGACCGCGAAACCTGCGTCCGTCACGTACTCGACGACATGCCGGAGTACCCGGCGTCGTCGACCGCCCCGAACGTCATCAGCGTCACCGCCGTCGACAACCGTGGCGAGGTGCCCTGCTTCGCGAACGTGTCCACGACGCTGGTCGACGTGGCCGCACCCGGCGTCGCCGTCCTCAGCACGCTGCCCGAGGGGCACTACGGCGAGCTCGACGGGACCTCGCAGGCGGCGCCCACCGTGACCGGTGCGGTCGCCCTGGCGATCAGCGAGACCGGCGTCCGCGACGGTGCCAGGATCGCCCGAGCCGTCCGGCAGGGGGCGCGCCCCTTCGGCAGCCTCGGCAACACCAGCCGTCCGAGTGGCACGACGCGCGCGGGACTCGCCAGCGCGCCCGGGACGATGCAGGCGCTCGGCGCCGACCTCGGCGCCTGCCGAGGCGGTGCGCCACGCGCGCCGTTCCCGGACCTGCACCGCAGCGACGTGCACACCCTGAACGTGGATTGCATCGTCCACCACGGGCTCGCCGGTGGGTTCCGGGACGGGACCTACGGGCCGGCGCAGACCGTCACCCGTGGGCAGGTCGCGACCTTCCTCGCCAACCTGGTGCGCACCGCGGAGGACCTGCCGGTGCCGAGGAGGGGGCAGTTCAGCGACCTCGCCGGTGACGTGCACCGTGACAACATCGAGGCCCTGGCCGTGCTCGGCATCGTCAGTGGCTACCACGACGGCACCTACCGGCCCGCGAACCGGGTGACCCGCGAGCAGTTCGCCAGCCTCCTGGTGCGCACCTACGAGCACCTGGCGCGAGGCAGCGTGCGCGTCAGCGGCAACCGGTTCCCCGACGTCGGCGGGGTCCACGAGCGCAACGTGCGGGTCGGCAGCCAGCTCGGCTTCATCGAGGGCCGGGCGGACGGCAGGTTCGAGCCTCGGGCCGGGGTCACCCGGGCCCAGCTCGGCAGCCTCCTGCGCCGGGCGCTCGACAAGCTCGTCAACGACCGGGTCAGCCGCGTCGGCTGA
- a CDS encoding polysaccharide pyruvyl transferase family protein → MTAEAARGGGRTDPRPDVAAGRRGVVVAGWLGSTNLGDELLFRALTRQLRARGAEPTAISTDPAATTAVHGVEALPHLDPPAWWRAARADRRLVLGGGGLLQDESSRWNVPYHLSRVAVGRGAGARVVAVGLGGGTLHAPSKAAVLALLRTVPVGARDRLTASQLRTIGCRHVRLTADLAFSLPPSTEPAHDELVVCLRPRNVGGGWRPASSNWQRGLPSAAQLTALAARLGDLARALGLSLRFVALQADRDGPLHEAIAARVTGVDVVAVRPTVDTVLDEVARGRLVLGMRFHAAVAGLLAGRPVLAAPYSSKVAELASDAPRTVWQLGVPLTRVVPMHAEEALRVGDHHRAAELAALVARERGNGRLLDALLEETS, encoded by the coding sequence GTGACCGCCGAGGCGGCCCGCGGCGGGGGGCGGACCGATCCCCGGCCGGACGTCGCTGCCGGTCGGCGTGGCGTGGTGGTCGCGGGCTGGCTCGGGTCGACCAACCTGGGCGACGAGCTGCTGTTCCGGGCGCTGACCAGGCAGCTGCGCGCCCGTGGCGCCGAGCCGACCGCCATCTCCACCGATCCGGCTGCGACCACCGCGGTGCACGGCGTCGAGGCGCTCCCTCACCTCGATCCCCCCGCGTGGTGGCGTGCCGCACGGGCGGACCGACGGCTGGTGCTCGGCGGCGGCGGGTTGCTGCAGGACGAGTCCAGCCGATGGAACGTGCCCTACCACCTGTCCCGCGTGGCCGTCGGACGCGGCGCCGGCGCCCGTGTGGTCGCGGTGGGCCTCGGTGGGGGGACCCTGCACGCTCCCTCGAAGGCCGCTGTCCTCGCGCTGCTGCGGACCGTCCCCGTCGGTGCCCGCGACCGGCTCACCGCCTCGCAGCTGCGCACCATCGGTTGTCGGCACGTGCGGCTGACCGCGGACCTCGCCTTCTCCCTGCCACCCTCGACCGAGCCCGCCCACGACGAGCTGGTGGTGTGCCTGCGCCCGCGGAACGTCGGGGGTGGTTGGCGGCCGGCGTCCTCGAACTGGCAGCGGGGCCTGCCGAGCGCGGCGCAGCTGACCGCGCTGGCGGCCAGGCTCGGTGACCTGGCCCGTGCGCTCGGCCTGTCGCTGCGCTTCGTGGCCCTCCAGGCCGACCGCGACGGGCCGCTGCACGAGGCCATCGCCGCCCGCGTCACCGGCGTCGACGTCGTCGCGGTCCGCCCGACCGTCGACACCGTCCTCGACGAGGTCGCCCGGGGGCGGCTGGTGCTGGGGATGCGGTTCCACGCCGCGGTCGCCGGTCTGCTCGCGGGGCGGCCCGTGCTCGCTGCGCCGTACTCGTCGAAGGTCGCCGAACTCGCGTCGGACGCTCCGCGCACGGTGTGGCAGCTCGGCGTGCCGCTGACGCGCGTGGTGCCGATGCATGCAGAGGAAGCGCTCCGCGTCGGGGACCATCACCGGGCTGCCGAGCTGGCGGCGCTGGTGGCTCGCGAGCGGGGCAACGGCAGGTTGCTCGACGCGCTCCTGGAGGAGACGTCGTGA
- a CDS encoding SpoIID/LytB domain-containing protein, producing the protein MTRRTRLASSVLALALAVTLLPASAGSAQSGTPLRPSVRDQPDPNPGVVLRGRGWGHSVGMSQYGAYAMSREGRTHSQILQHYYPGTAQRTWSTDSPQRVTVQLATGGVTSTPAEAVGGAITWRYVEPNGTAHDPVTQPAGTSWTVRGGGTDNVNRVELRDAANDLVHGGNGTFHVSLTSMDEVRTAGARLRTYHPFGTRQYAYGRVEYRSDGEGKLGVTNRLPLESYLRGLGEVPSSWGASGGQQALEAQVIIARGYVLGRNRVTCATAACQVFVGFDKEIEATGQRWVDAVAATSGRYLVDGNGNIANTYYSSSHGGRTEASQDSWAYGTAVPYLVSVDDPWSLDAVNPMRSWTAVASNAEFRRVTGLGLSRIQRVEIMSRTAGGSPRVLRVTGPEGTKEFSTTASAAQSRKCNRNGYAGNSLRCDLATTVRNAAGDPFAGAGGRPPSSQIRSIGFAPFIDDDGNTHEYSIVWANAAGIAQGKTATTFAPRERVTRAQMASFIYRTFDIPKRTDNTFDDVNGGTHAEAISSVSAAGIAKGYSARRFGPDDPVTREQMASFIARAMGLDPVRPTFDDVPPNGTHAGNVGAIAERGITAGCRGNSYCPGDPVLRDQMASFLYRAARSLR; encoded by the coding sequence GTGACCCGGCGCACCCGCCTCGCCTCGTCCGTCCTCGCCCTTGCGCTCGCCGTGACGCTGCTGCCCGCCTCGGCGGGCAGCGCGCAGAGCGGGACGCCGCTGCGTCCCTCCGTGCGCGACCAGCCCGACCCCAACCCGGGCGTGGTGCTCCGAGGCCGCGGCTGGGGCCACTCGGTCGGCATGTCCCAGTACGGCGCCTACGCCATGTCCCGCGAAGGCCGGACCCACAGCCAGATCCTGCAGCACTACTACCCGGGCACCGCGCAACGCACCTGGAGCACGGACTCGCCGCAGCGGGTCACCGTGCAGCTCGCCACCGGCGGGGTGACCTCGACGCCGGCGGAAGCCGTCGGCGGTGCCATCACCTGGCGCTACGTCGAACCCAACGGCACGGCCCACGACCCTGTCACCCAACCCGCGGGGACGAGTTGGACCGTCCGCGGTGGGGGCACCGACAACGTCAACCGGGTGGAGCTGCGCGATGCGGCGAACGACCTGGTCCACGGGGGGAACGGCACGTTCCACGTGTCCTTGACCTCGATGGACGAGGTCCGCACGGCCGGCGCGCGGCTGCGGACCTACCACCCGTTCGGGACCCGGCAGTACGCCTACGGCCGCGTCGAGTACCGCAGCGACGGGGAGGGCAAGCTCGGGGTGACCAACCGCCTCCCGCTGGAGAGCTACCTGCGCGGGCTCGGTGAGGTGCCCTCGTCCTGGGGGGCGAGCGGCGGCCAGCAGGCCCTCGAGGCGCAGGTCATCATCGCCCGCGGTTACGTGCTGGGCCGCAACCGTGTCACCTGTGCCACCGCCGCCTGCCAAGTCTTCGTCGGGTTCGACAAGGAGATCGAGGCCACCGGTCAACGGTGGGTCGACGCGGTGGCCGCGACGTCCGGCCGCTACCTCGTGGACGGCAACGGGAACATCGCGAACACGTACTACTCGTCGTCGCACGGCGGGCGGACCGAGGCCAGCCAGGACTCGTGGGCCTACGGGACCGCCGTGCCCTACCTGGTGTCGGTCGACGATCCGTGGTCGCTGGACGCGGTCAACCCGATGCGCAGCTGGACGGCGGTCGCCTCCAACGCCGAGTTCCGGCGCGTGACCGGCCTCGGGCTGTCGCGCATCCAGCGGGTCGAGATCATGTCGCGTACGGCGGGCGGTTCACCCCGCGTCCTGCGCGTGACGGGTCCTGAGGGCACCAAGGAGTTCTCCACGACGGCGTCCGCAGCGCAGTCGCGGAAGTGCAACCGCAACGGGTACGCCGGCAACAGCCTGCGGTGCGACCTCGCGACGACCGTGCGCAACGCTGCGGGGGACCCCTTCGCCGGCGCTGGCGGCAGGCCCCCGTCGAGCCAGATCCGTTCGATCGGGTTCGCACCGTTCATCGATGACGACGGGAACACCCACGAGTACTCGATCGTGTGGGCCAACGCCGCCGGGATCGCGCAGGGCAAGACCGCGACGACGTTCGCACCGCGCGAGCGGGTCACCCGGGCACAGATGGCCTCCTTCATCTACCGCACCTTCGACATCCCCAAGCGCACCGACAACACCTTCGACGACGTCAACGGTGGCACCCACGCAGAAGCCATCTCCTCGGTCTCCGCGGCCGGCATCGCGAAGGGCTACAGCGCCCGTCGGTTCGGGCCCGACGACCCGGTCACGCGTGAGCAGATGGCCTCGTTCATCGCCCGGGCGATGGGGCTCGACCCGGTACGGCCGACCTTCGACGACGTCCCCCCGAACGGCACCCACGCCGGGAACGTGGGCGCCATCGCCGAGCGCGGGATCACGGCCGGCTGTCGGGGCAACTCCTACTGCCCGGGCGATCCGGTCCTCCGCGATCAGATGGCGTCCTTCCTCTACCGCGCGGCGCGGTCCCTGCGGTGA
- a CDS encoding S-layer homology domain-containing protein codes for MSLLVLTSLLSVGVIPAAVATEVAAPEVVDAELDLAHVPTAEVAEVVVDGLEGPVGDPTPGQRSGVVTAPIEFTALWAELPTGLDAINVRTSVDGETWTPWFALERQDGLDAPDPGTEEAAAAVDAEAVGLTDLQVTLEGRHVQVEAPGEDLTGVTLGFIDGGGLNEGAVAKLVRHLTPRPVPAEAATVPAGVNSRASWGAAPFKGTPSVASNGVQQVVLHHTATQNNLRQADGTCSHDAVASTMRSMQSWHQNHNGWSDLGYNVVIDPCGGLWEGRAGGLDRAVIGAHAAGFNTGSTGISVIGTYSQLAPNADILRALDRVVGWKAGIHGIDTHGTVWRYSTSYPTVVGHRQVGQTSCPGRIMEHIERIRTNAKAESSKWDRVPDGAGATTAPRFTDVAGSPHAAAIEELVAREITTGYPDRTFRPLRDVTRAQVATFLSKALGLEPIPGARFNDVDPGFVHAGAINALVEAGILTGYAGNTFRPNEPLRREHMAVIITRALELDLNPEAAARFSDVIGYAGEIGAIADAGIASGRSDGTFLPKASVTRGQMATFLVNALHFLEERAADEEELAEPEPEPTDGTDAT; via the coding sequence GTGTCTCTGCTCGTCCTGACCAGCCTGCTGTCGGTGGGCGTCATCCCCGCAGCGGTGGCCACCGAGGTCGCTGCTCCCGAGGTGGTCGATGCGGAGCTCGACCTCGCGCACGTGCCGACGGCGGAGGTGGCCGAGGTCGTCGTCGACGGGCTCGAGGGCCCGGTCGGTGACCCGACGCCCGGTCAGCGGTCGGGCGTCGTGACCGCCCCCATCGAGTTCACGGCGCTGTGGGCCGAGCTCCCGACGGGGCTCGATGCCATCAACGTGCGTACCAGCGTCGACGGCGAGACGTGGACCCCCTGGTTCGCGCTGGAGCGTCAGGACGGCCTGGATGCCCCCGACCCCGGTACCGAGGAAGCAGCCGCTGCGGTCGACGCCGAGGCCGTCGGTCTCACCGACCTCCAGGTGACCCTCGAGGGCCGCCACGTGCAGGTCGAGGCACCTGGGGAGGACCTCACCGGGGTGACCCTCGGCTTCATCGACGGTGGCGGCCTGAACGAGGGCGCGGTCGCCAAGCTCGTCCGTCACCTCACCCCGCGCCCCGTCCCGGCCGAGGCCGCGACCGTGCCTGCCGGGGTCAACTCGCGCGCCTCGTGGGGAGCGGCGCCCTTCAAGGGCACCCCGTCGGTCGCGAGCAACGGCGTCCAGCAGGTCGTCCTGCACCACACGGCCACCCAGAACAACCTGCGCCAGGCGGACGGCACCTGCAGCCACGATGCGGTCGCGAGCACCATGCGGAGCATGCAGAGCTGGCACCAGAACCACAACGGCTGGAGCGACCTCGGCTACAACGTGGTGATCGATCCGTGCGGCGGCCTCTGGGAGGGTCGGGCCGGCGGCCTCGACCGTGCGGTCATCGGGGCGCACGCAGCCGGTTTCAACACCGGCTCGACGGGGATCTCGGTCATCGGGACCTACTCCCAGCTGGCCCCCAACGCCGACATCCTGCGTGCGCTCGACCGCGTCGTCGGGTGGAAGGCCGGCATCCACGGCATCGACACGCACGGCACCGTGTGGCGCTACTCGACGAGCTACCCGACCGTGGTCGGGCACCGTCAGGTGGGACAGACCTCCTGCCCCGGACGGATCATGGAGCACATCGAGCGCATCCGCACCAACGCCAAGGCGGAGTCCTCCAAGTGGGACCGTGTCCCTGACGGTGCCGGTGCCACGACCGCGCCGCGCTTCACCGACGTGGCCGGCAGCCCGCACGCGGCGGCCATCGAGGAGCTGGTGGCCCGCGAGATCACGACCGGGTACCCCGACCGCACCTTCCGTCCGCTGCGTGACGTCACCCGTGCCCAGGTCGCCACCTTCCTGTCCAAGGCCCTCGGCCTGGAGCCGATCCCCGGCGCCCGGTTCAACGATGTCGATCCGGGCTTCGTCCACGCCGGTGCGATCAACGCGCTGGTCGAGGCCGGGATCCTGACCGGGTACGCGGGCAACACCTTCCGTCCGAACGAGCCGCTGCGCCGCGAGCACATGGCGGTGATCATCACGCGCGCGCTGGAGCTGGACCTGAACCCCGAGGCCGCCGCACGCTTCTCGGACGTGATCGGCTACGCCGGAGAGATCGGCGCCATCGCCGACGCGGGGATAGCGTCGGGCCGGTCCGACGGCACCTTCCTGCCCAAGGCGTCGGTGACCCGCGGCCAGATGGCGACCTTCCTCGTCAACGCCCTGCACTTCCTCGAGGAACGCGCCGCCGACGAGGAGGAACTCGCCGAGCCGGAGCCCGAGCCCACCGACGGAACCGACGCCACCTAG
- a CDS encoding GtrA family protein: protein MATSDPSAPDRASGFRRLSDVRRLVRYVIAGSTAAGSHLATLTLLVELGGLRPLVASTVGFGVGLVVSYTLQRRWVFASLGRHRTLLPRFLTVIAVALLLNTVVVHLGTEVLTVHYALVQLVAFGLIPLNNYVLNSLWTFR from the coding sequence GTGGCCACGTCGGACCCGTCAGCACCCGACCGCGCGAGCGGCTTCCGCCGGCTGTCCGACGTCCGCCGGCTCGTCAGGTACGTCATCGCCGGCAGCACCGCCGCCGGCTCGCACCTGGCGACGTTGACCCTCCTCGTGGAACTGGGCGGGCTGCGCCCGTTGGTCGCGTCGACCGTCGGCTTCGGGGTGGGGCTGGTGGTGTCCTACACCCTCCAGCGGCGCTGGGTCTTCGCCAGCCTGGGCCGGCACCGCACCCTCCTGCCGCGCTTCCTGACGGTCATCGCGGTCGCCCTGCTGCTCAACACCGTCGTGGTCCACCTCGGCACCGAGGTGCTGACCGTGCACTACGCCCTGGTGCAACTGGTCGCGTTCGGCCTGATCCCCCTCAACAACTACGTCCTCAACTCGCTGTGGACCTTCCGGTGA